A single window of Nicotiana sylvestris chromosome 5, ASM39365v2, whole genome shotgun sequence DNA harbors:
- the LOC138868479 gene encoding zinc finger BED domain-containing protein RICESLEEPER 4-like: MEDEVEMVNKVQALVKFGESGASNYSTSNVKSESGSKKRKIMKERSVAWRHFSKFTDDEGVKKAKCKYCPEEYVAHTKNSGTSNLLSHLLKCPNNPHKPETSQTKLAFQPKGQTGDVSLIPWKFDQEACRRALARMIIIDEQPFILLKRMDLETS, encoded by the coding sequence ATGGAAGATGAGGTAGAGATGGTGAATAAAGTTCAAGCtcttgtaaaatttggtgaaagtGGTGCTTCAAATTATTCCACAAGCAACGTCAAATCTGAATCTGGttcgaagaaaagaaaaatcatgaaagaaAGATCAGTGGCTTGGCGACACTTCAGTAAGTTCACTGATGACGAGGGTGTTAAAAAAGCGAAATGCAAGTACTGTCCAGAAGAATATGTAGCTCACACAAAAAACAGTGGTACAAGCAATTTGCTATCACATCTTCTCAAGTGTCCGAACAATCCCCACAAGCCGGAGACAAGCCAGACAAAATTAGCTTTTCAACCGAAAGGTCAAACAGGTGATGTCTCACTTAtcccttggaaatttgatcaagagGCATGTAGGAGGGCTTTAGCTCGTATGATAATTATAGATGAACAACCTTTCATTCTGTTGAAAAGGATGGATTTAGAGACTTCGTGA